The sequence GAACCTACAACGAAAAAATTTATATTGAGAAGCACAATATTATTTTAGAAGGGGAAGACAAAGAAAATACAATTGTTACCTACGCTATTGCGCGTGACGAGTGGAAATGCGAGCACCCTGGAGACTGGGGAGTTGCGACGGTTAACATTGATGGCAATGATGTCACTTTTAAAAACATGACTTTCATTAATAGTTACGGTTTCGACTGGAAAGCTGACAAAGTTATTTATTGCCCCACCGATACTTTTTCGGATCATTCAAAAAAGATAAACCGTTTCGGTCACCAGATGACCGTTAGAACGATGAAAGCTACGCGTTTCAAGGCAGTTAATTGTGTGTTCAGATCCTATGCAGGTGATACAATGAGCCCCTGGAATGTAAAATACGGACTGTTTTATTTTAAGGATTGCACCATGGAAGGTGGCGTTGATTTCTATTGTCCGAGAGGCTGGGCTTACGCGGATAACTGCAAATTTATAGCTACACGCGGCGATGCAGCGATATGGCACGACGGATCACATACCGAAGACTCAAAAACAGTTTTAAACAATTGCTCCTTTGAAGGCTACGATAAATTTGTTTTGGGGCGTTATCACCGCGATGCACAATTT is a genomic window of Sphingobacteriaceae bacterium containing:
- a CDS encoding pectinesterase, with translation MPVPTKISVFVCIAFLSIATCFAQSKKIIVSQTGPADFKSIQAAIASLSDSSATPRTIFIKKGTYNEKIYIEKHNIILEGEDKENTIVTYAIARDEWKCEHPGDWGVATVNIDGNDVTFKNMTFINSYGFDWKADKVIYCPTDTFSDHSKKINRFGHQMTVRTMKATRFKAVNCVFRSYAGDTMSPWNVKYGLFYFKDCTMEGGVDFYCPRGWAYADNCKFIATRGDAAIWHDGSHTEDSKTVLNNCSFEGYDKFVLGRYHRDAQFYLLNCKFAANMKDTTIYRVATKNVIRWGHRVYFYNCHKEGGDYKWFSDNIQTAAGSPDPKKIDPYWVFGKRWNPLID